The nucleotide sequence TTTTGCTGAAGCATTAGCTTCCAAGTTTCCTGGGGATCTCAAGGTTGTTCCTGGGCATTTATCCTCTGACGCATTATGTTTCTTTTCTCAGTGAGCTTGAATTGAATCCTTGCACTCAATGCAGGTCGTTTTTTTCACAAATTCTGGAACTGAAGCAAATGAGTTGGCCATGATGATTGCTCGTCTCTATACTAGTTGTCATGATATAATATCAATTAGAAATTCCTACCATGGGAATGCAGCTGGGACAATGGGTGCAACTGCTCAATGCAACTGGAAATTCAATGTTATTCAGGTACATGTAATGCTTTTCTCTGATAAAAAATCCTTATTACTGATCGTAGATGTTCTTATTTAAACTTTGGCTTGACGAAGCTTGTGCTTTCTGTTGGATAAGTGATCATAGATATTCATTGAATGTTCTTTTACATTCTCAATCGGCAAATTCCATGGATGAAACACTTTGAAATATTAAGAGATTTTCTCTTCAAACATTATGTAAACAATCAGTCCTGCACATACAGACATTCTAGCATTTGTATCTCACACTGTAGGTATGTTCAAGTGGGTGTTTAGGAAATTTACTGAACCCTAATTTTCCAGAGTGGAGTCCACCATGCACTGAATCCAGATCAATACAGGGGAGTCTTTGGTTCAGATGGTGAAAAATATGCTAAAGATGTTGAAGAAATAATCGACTTTGGCACTTCTGGTAGTGTTGCAGGTTTCATTTCAGAAGCAATACAGGTACTGAGACACTTTTACTCTTTTATCGCCACAATTAACTTAATATCAGTTTTTATAAAGAACAAGCCTTCTATTGCTTTAGATGCCTAATCTTCATGCATTTCTTATGGTATTTATTTCATTAAGATGAAATTCTGCAATCAGAACTCTTTTATAGATTGGGCTTATTTATAGGGAGTAGGTGGAATACTGGAATTGGCACCTGGTTACTTGCCTGCTGTATACAGAACCATAAGAAAAGTTGGAGGTCTCTGCATAGCCGACGAGGTGCAGACTGGATTTGCACGCACAGGAAGTCACTTCTGGGGTTTCGAAGCTCACGGAGTGGTGCCGGATATCGTTACAATGGCTAAGGTCGACTCCTATTTACTTTGCTTAAGTTGATTCCTTGTATACTTATTGTCTAGTCTTAGCAAGTCTTGTTCCACTTTACGAGTAGTGAGTTCTTCTCAGGGTATTGGAAATGGTATACCGATAGGTGCAGTGATTACTACTCCAGAAATTGCTCAAGTCCTGACTGGCCGATGTTATTTTAATACCTTTGGTGGTAATCCAGTATGTACAGCAGCTGGCCATGCTGTTCTTAAAGTTCTTGACAAAGAAAAACTTCAAGAAAATGCTTTAATTGTCGGTGGTTACTTGAAAGATCAACTCAAGGCACTTCAAGAAAAGCATGACAGTAAGTTTGCTTAAACTGTATGGATGGTATTTGGGATCTAGTCTTTCTTCTGTTACGattatttgcttcctctgatacaTTCATGATTAATGTTGGTAGTCATTGGTGATGTACGGGGAAGAGGTCTGATAATCGGAATGGAGTTAGTCACTGATCGCACAAAGAAGACCCCTGCCAAAACAGAAATCTTGCATGTGATGGAGTTGATGAAAGGTAAGAATTCATGCAAACTGTTAGAGATTGTGATATGATATCTATTTCAAATTCATATTATTGTTTGTCATCGGATCGCTGATCGAAGTGGATTTCTTGAGAATAGACATGGGTGTATTGGTCGGAAAAGGCGGCTTTTATGGAAATGTTTTCCGAATAACTCCCCCTCTCTGCTTCACAAAGGAAGACTCAGGTATGGTTTCGGAACAAAAGTCTGCTCTCTTGCATTCGTCTTCGGTTGCTCCATTTCCTATCTTTGCTGTCGGTTGTGATGAGGAAAGAATACTTATTATTATCTCCTTTAATACAGATTTCTTCGTCGATGTGATGGATATTGCACTATCCAAGTTATGAATTCTCTCTTGTACTTGAATCGATAAATCCATCTCCGGATGTTCATTCTAAATGCGAAACGAAAAATGAAACATCTTCGGTCTCCCTCCCTCCGCAACATATGTTCCCGTGTTCTTGACATCCATGTGTTAGGTAAACTCTGTACATCTATAAAAACATTACTTGTTCTTAATCCAAACCAACAGGGGTGaacaaaatcttaattaaatttaaataattgattAAGCCGACTTAATTCATAAGTTcggtttaattatttttgaaaaattattattattatttaaaataattatttaatttattcgATTCAATTTCTattacaaaattcaaaattcaattaaattagttGACAGTATGAGTTGTTGTCAATTAATTGTTGGTCTAGGAATCAAACTCGAGCTCAAAAATCGACTAAGACAGGCAATTGGATATATAGGACTATAGGAGGCGGCGATCGTTGATGGAAAGATAGTCGATCAACATTTTTGCTTTTTTGATTTTTATTACCAAAAAAAAATGATCTATATAGAAAATACAAACAATCCTCCAAAGGTGTAAcaaatcaaaaaaattaaaacgaaTCAAATTTTGTACATGGAGGAAAATGTGCTCAGCCTTAGGAGTTTGTCGCTTAAAATAGTATCATTGCGCTCTCTCCAAATCCAATAGTAGAAAGCCATCCGGCGAATCTGAGAGCTTTTGGACAAGAAGCACGcctggaaaatcagttgacttcTCTATTCCAATGTAAAGGGGCCCTTTGGATAGAACAAGAATGTAGTATCTTAGTCCAAACTATGACCGAAAGTGGACAATTA is from Zingiber officinale cultivar Zhangliang chromosome 7B, Zo_v1.1, whole genome shotgun sequence and encodes:
- the LOC122003836 gene encoding alanine--glyoxylate aminotransferase 2 homolog 3, mitochondrial-like isoform X2, producing the protein MKRLLLQRFSSSSSSLNLKRFFCQSSAVLTVDEHAAGPVSILPQMPRFDYTPPPYDGPRADEILRKRSEFLSPSFPHLYQRPLNIVDGKMQYLFDEDGRRYLDAFGGIATICCGHCHPEVIEAIINQTKRLQHPTVLYLNNAIADFAEALASKFPGDLKVVFFTNSGTEANELAMMIARLYTSCHDIISIRNSYHGNAAGTMGATAQCNWKFNVIQSGVHHALNPDQYRGVFGSDGEKYAKDVEEIIDFGTSGSVAGFISEAIQGVGGILELAPGYLPAVYRTIRKVGGLCIADEVQTGFARTGSHFWGFEAHGVVPDIVTMAKGIGNGIPIGAVITTPEIAQVLTGRCYFNTFGGNPVCTAAGHAVLKVLDKEKLQENALIVGGYLKDQLKALQEKHDIIGDVRGRGLIIGMELVTDRTKKTPAKTEILHVMELMKDMGVLVGKGGFYGNVFRITPPLCFTKEDSDFFVDVMDIALSKL
- the LOC122003836 gene encoding alanine--glyoxylate aminotransferase 2 homolog 3, mitochondrial-like isoform X1, which encodes MKRLLLQRFSSSSSSLNLKRFFCQSSAVLTVDEHAAGPVSILPQMPRFDYTPPPYDGPRADEILRKRSEFLSPSFPHLYQRPLNIVDGKMQYLFDEDGRRYLDAFGGIATICCGHCHPEVIEAIINQTKRLQHPTVLYLNNAIADFAEALASKFPGDLKVVFFTNSGTEANELAMMIARLYTSCHDIISIRNSYHGNAAGTMGATAQCNWKFNVIQSGVHHALNPDQYRGVFGSDGEKYAKDVEEIIDFGTSGSVAGFISEAIQGVGGILELAPGYLPAVYRTIRKVGGLCIADEVQTGFARTGSHFWGFEAHGVVPDIVTMAKGIGNGIPIGAVITTPEIAQVLTGRCYFNTFGGNPVCTAAGHAVLKVLDKEKLQENALIVGGYLKDQLKALQEKHDIIGDVRGRGLIIGMELVTDRTKKTPAKTEILHVMELMKDMGVLVGKGGFYGNVFRITPPLCFTKEDSGMVSEQKSALLHSSSVAPFPIFAVGCDEERILIIISFNTDFFVDVMDIALSKL